The Argopecten irradians isolate NY chromosome 16, Ai_NY, whole genome shotgun sequence genome window below encodes:
- the LOC138311209 gene encoding uncharacterized protein: MAAKQRQPIIFFICLHIVICLPIVVSTTTNASPISTTPPTPATTPATTPTTTPTTTPTTTPATPTTTTTPTTPSTTLSTPTTTPTTSTTPTTTTPAETGTPTGTTPNSSEGTETPPVTANPTSSSDNTQTTNEPTTSTPPTIAPTQPSNGSTVTSPNNGSSTSSASTPSPSTSTPNPSTKPPSSTGISSSVVPSSSVVPSSSVVPSSSAAPSSSVVPTSSAEPPTSDVSTSSSAPSTTQVATTRATTQAPEEFPDVPVNTESYFELKISFSYDSGSDINIVKVNITNVFSSTPGFRKVTIPSPLNRLRRSTLVSSTLTASFDAADIYNNTGVVSEIHNDINELRSFVTLDSNTNTTVDTFISQLGDICNAEFVCAAAYKCVTGGMCQYRCKDMCADTETCSIIISSTETKAVCSPITTMTSPVETSSESDDERLIQVAVPLAVVLFLVLLILIYTCHKLHRQKKNGGEKSYSMHQF; this comes from the exons ATGGCAGCAAAACAAAGACAGCcgattattttctttattt GTCTACACATTGTAATATGCCTACCGATCGTAGTATCGACAACAACAAATGCAAGTCCGATTTCAACAACACCACCAACTCCAGCAACAACTCCAGCAACAACTCCAACAACAACTCCAACAACAactccaacaacaacaccagcaacaccaacaacaacaacaacaccaacaacccCATCAACAACCCTATCAACTCCAACAACAACGCCAACAACATCTACGACGCCAACAACGACAACACCAGCAGAGACGGGAACACCAACAG GCACAACCCCGAACTCCTCGGAAGGAACTGAAACACCACCAGTGACAGCAAATCCAACTTCATCCTCAGATAACACACAAACCACCAATGAACCAACAACTTCCACACCACCAACTATAGCTCCCACACAACCATCTAATGGTTCAACTGTCACATCACCAAACAATGGGTCGTCTACTTCTTCGGCCTCAACTCCATCACCTTCTACTTCCACACCTAACCCAAGTACGAAACCACCGAGCAGTACTGGAATATCTAGCAGTGTCGTGCCCTCGTCCAGTGTCGTGCCCTCGTCCAGTGTCGTGCCCTCGTCCAGTGCGGCACCATCGTCTAGTGTGGTACCCACATCCAGTGCAGAACCACCGACCAGTGACGTGTCGACGTCATCATCAGCACCGTCAACAACTCAGGTAGCCACAACACGCGCCACTACTCAGGCCCCAGAGGAATTCCCTGATGTCCCTGTCAACACAG AATCCTACTTTGAGTTGAAGATCTCCTTTAGTTACGACAGTGGCTCAGACATAAATATAGTGAAAGTTAAT ATCACCAATGTATTCAGTTCAACTCCTGGATTCCGTAAAGTGACAATACCATCACCCTTGAACAG GCTGAGGAGGAGTACACTCGTTAGCAGTACCTTAACAGCCTCGTTTGATGCAGCGGATATTTATAATAACACGGGAGTTGTATCTGAAATACACAATGACATCAATGAGTTGAGATCCTTTGTCACCCTTGATAGCAATACGAATACCACAGTTGATACTT TTATATCACAGTTAGGAGATATATGTAATGCTGAATTCGTATGTGCGGCTGCATACAAGTGTGTGACTGGAGGGATGTGTCAGTATCGCTGTAAGGACATGTGTGCGGATACAGAAACATGCTCCATTATAATCAGTTCAACGGAGACCAAAGCAGTATGCAG TCCTATTACCACAATGACATCACCAGTTGAAACATCAAGTGAAAGCGATGATGAGCGGTTAATACAAGTAGCTGTTCCTTTAGCTGTTGTACTGTTCCTTGTTCTCCTGATACTTATATATACCTGTCATAAACTACACAGACAAAA GAAAAATGGAGGCGAGAAATCCTACAGTATGCATCAATTTTAA